A stretch of the Halomarina ordinaria genome encodes the following:
- a CDS encoding MaoC family dehydratase codes for MTTRRNYESFEVGEQFVTDGRTVTDSDIRMFVGATGSTDPIHVDREYAADHPLVDDVVLQGTLLLGIADGFLVDAIAEDAALAMNYGHDNVRYPGAVSPGDSVHAAIEIIQKDRRNDDWGLITMRVELIDQNDDVVLAETHKLLVACRENEAL; via the coding sequence ATGACTACGCGACGCAATTACGAGAGTTTCGAAGTCGGCGAACAATTCGTCACAGACGGCCGAACGGTAACTGACTCCGATATCCGGATGTTTGTCGGAGCTACCGGATCGACAGATCCGATTCATGTTGACCGGGAGTACGCAGCAGACCACCCGCTTGTTGATGATGTAGTTCTGCAGGGGACTCTGCTTCTTGGAATCGCCGATGGATTCCTCGTCGACGCCATCGCTGAGGATGCTGCCCTAGCGATGAACTACGGTCACGACAACGTTCGGTATCCAGGGGCGGTCTCCCCTGGTGATAGCGTTCACGCGGCAATAGAAATCATTCAGAAAGATCGACGAAACGATGACTGGGGTCTGATCACGATGCGCGTTGAACTCATCGATCAGAACGATGACGTTGTTCTGGCTGAGACGCACAAACTCCTTGTCGCCTGCCGAGAGAATGAAGCGCTCTAA
- a CDS encoding SDR family NAD(P)-dependent oxidoreductase, with protein MVLDAFSLEDSVAVVTGGSRGIGEAIAIAMAEAGAKVVPVARSEEALTATVDRIEASGGDALSHPLDVTDQQGIEEMFDEVESVFGGVDVLVNNAGVNPFFGDARNLDIETWEQILSVNVTGSFKCAREFGRRVFDREDEGVIVNVASVGGVVALPYQTPYTASKHAMVGMTKSLAVEWAPDIRVNALAPGYVATEFTKGVRENESIHEDILDTIPQDRFADPEEIAYAAVYLASDAARYATGEVHVLDGGISAQ; from the coding sequence ATGGTACTTGACGCGTTCTCGCTTGAGGACTCCGTCGCGGTCGTTACTGGGGGAAGTCGTGGTATCGGCGAAGCCATCGCGATCGCGATGGCTGAGGCTGGTGCTAAGGTCGTCCCTGTCGCTCGATCAGAAGAGGCCCTCACTGCGACGGTAGATCGAATCGAGGCGTCCGGAGGTGACGCGCTCTCCCATCCGCTCGACGTAACTGACCAACAGGGTATCGAAGAGATGTTCGACGAAGTAGAATCGGTGTTCGGTGGTGTTGATGTGCTCGTCAACAACGCCGGCGTGAACCCGTTCTTCGGTGATGCACGGAACCTCGATATAGAGACATGGGAGCAGATCTTGTCGGTGAACGTAACGGGGTCGTTCAAGTGTGCTCGTGAGTTTGGTCGACGAGTATTCGATAGAGAAGACGAGGGTGTCATCGTCAATGTTGCAAGCGTGGGTGGCGTCGTCGCGCTTCCGTATCAGACACCCTATACTGCATCCAAGCACGCGATGGTCGGGATGACGAAGAGTCTCGCCGTTGAATGGGCTCCGGACATTCGTGTCAACGCTCTCGCTCCAGGATACGTCGCGACGGAGTTCACCAAGGGGGTCCGCGAGAACGAGAGTATCCATGAGGACATCCTCGATACGATCCCGCAGGACCGATTCGCAGATCCCGAGGAAATCGCGTACGCCGCGGTCTATCTCGCGAGTGATGCCGCACGATACGCGACCGGTGAAGTACACGTCCTCGATGGCGGGATTTCTGCCCAATAG